A genomic region of Leptolyngbya sp. NIES-2104 contains the following coding sequences:
- a CDS encoding PAS domain S-box protein, which yields MIGEIEQTALELWQVLDRVAAPIFIKDRQHRVIFANRALCQRSHYSLPEFLENVDRILSAEIRDDEAIFLTGTQVTQSGYLHDATGIAQEISIVKAITYDAVGTPYIVATIADVLTQPKATQLEQEIQERKAAEAALVRSQQRLTLLIQQSPFMFVEWTAQYQIQTWNATAARVFGYRRSEAVGRSLDEILPELAREEVLNQIAPLLTQSGVTQQVQTHQTQSGQTIVCEWYHYPLLAPNGSVLSIVSMGIDITDRVQSEAERRQAEIARLKSEKRLSLLIQHAPLAIIEWTPELLVKDWNPAAERMFGTSRIEAIGQSCDRWTPEKVQPEMNKVITKLIECKGGTHNINENIRSNGEIITCEWYNNQILDFDGNAIGIVSMVMDITDRIRLETEREQTAIALKQSESQLRQQTQELENAFKQLQKTQAQLIQNEKMSSLGQLVAGIAHEINNPVSFIYGNVEPAKQYIEDLLHAIHLYETDHPLPSERIAEQLQDLDLEFTRHDLFKLLDSMGTGAERIRDIVQSLRSFSRHDEADLKAVDLHEGIDSTLMLLQHLLKSNRASGNPILRPTIQVIKQYDKLPKVQCYAGLLNQVLMNLFSNAIEAINDRWQAEEIDFTPTIEIQTSLFQETETAEWVRIAIADNGIGMTTATHRRLFDPFFTTKPVGQGSGLGLSVSYQIVTEQHEGRLKCERTCDRGATFVIEIPVKQLLWS from the coding sequence ATGATTGGCGAAATTGAGCAGACCGCATTAGAGCTTTGGCAAGTTCTCGATCGAGTTGCCGCTCCAATTTTTATCAAAGATCGTCAGCATCGAGTCATATTTGCAAACCGCGCACTCTGCCAGCGATCGCACTACAGCCTTCCAGAATTTCTCGAAAATGTCGATCGCATTCTGTCCGCTGAGATCAGAGACGATGAAGCCATTTTTCTCACCGGAACTCAAGTGACCCAATCCGGCTATCTCCATGATGCGACGGGGATTGCTCAGGAGATTTCGATCGTCAAAGCGATCACCTATGATGCAGTCGGAACACCTTACATTGTTGCCACGATCGCTGATGTGCTGACTCAACCCAAAGCAACTCAACTAGAGCAGGAAATCCAAGAGCGAAAAGCCGCAGAAGCCGCCCTAGTGCGATCGCAGCAACGCCTAACCCTGCTCATTCAACAATCACCGTTTATGTTCGTGGAGTGGACGGCTCAATACCAGATTCAGACTTGGAATGCCACTGCTGCTAGAGTTTTCGGGTATCGGCGCTCAGAAGCGGTGGGTCGATCGCTCGATGAAATCTTACCAGAACTCGCACGAGAAGAAGTACTCAATCAAATTGCGCCCTTGTTAACACAATCAGGAGTCACTCAGCAAGTTCAAACCCATCAAACCCAGAGCGGTCAAACCATTGTCTGTGAGTGGTATCACTATCCTTTACTCGCCCCAAACGGCAGCGTTCTGAGCATTGTTTCGATGGGAATTGACATCACCGATCGCGTTCAGAGCGAAGCCGAACGCCGACAAGCAGAGATTGCCCGATTAAAATCTGAGAAACGATTGTCTCTACTGATTCAACATGCTCCTTTAGCGATCATTGAATGGACACCTGAATTGCTCGTCAAAGACTGGAATCCAGCGGCTGAGAGAATGTTCGGGACATCGCGGATCGAAGCGATCGGGCAATCTTGCGATCGCTGGACTCCAGAAAAGGTTCAACCCGAAATGAACAAAGTTATCACTAAATTAATTGAGTGCAAAGGTGGGACGCATAACATCAATGAAAACATTAGAAGCAACGGAGAAATCATTACTTGTGAATGGTACAACAATCAGATTTTAGATTTCGATGGAAACGCGATTGGCATTGTTTCGATGGTGATGGATATTACCGATCGCATTCGACTCGAAACCGAACGAGAGCAAACCGCGATCGCGCTGAAACAATCCGAATCTCAACTCCGCCAACAAACTCAAGAACTCGAAAACGCCTTCAAACAGCTTCAAAAAACTCAGGCGCAACTCATTCAAAACGAAAAAATGTCCAGCTTAGGGCAACTCGTCGCAGGCATCGCTCACGAAATTAACAATCCAGTGAGTTTTATCTATGGCAATGTTGAACCTGCAAAGCAATACATTGAAGATTTGCTCCATGCAATCCATCTCTACGAAACCGATCACCCGCTTCCAAGTGAACGAATTGCTGAGCAATTACAAGACTTAGATTTAGAGTTTACTCGACATGACTTATTCAAGCTGCTCGATTCGATGGGAACTGGAGCAGAGCGAATTCGGGACATTGTGCAATCGCTGCGAAGCTTTTCGCGCCACGATGAAGCCGATCTCAAAGCCGTTGACTTACACGAAGGAATTGACAGCACACTGATGCTATTGCAGCATTTGTTGAAATCGAATCGCGCCTCTGGAAATCCGATTCTTCGCCCCACGATTCAGGTGATCAAACAGTATGACAAGTTGCCGAAAGTGCAGTGCTATGCCGGATTATTGAATCAAGTCTTGATGAATCTGTTCTCGAATGCGATCGAAGCGATTAACGATCGTTGGCAAGCTGAAGAAATCGATTTCACACCGACCATTGAGATTCAAACTTCTCTCTTTCAAGAGACAGAAACTGCGGAATGGGTGAGAATTGCGATCGCGGATAACGGTATCGGTATGACTACGGCAACTCATCGCCGCTTATTTGATCCCTTTTTCACGACAAAACCTGTGGGACAAGGATCAGGACTCGGTTTATCTGTGAGTTATCAAATCGTGACTGAGCAACATGAAGGGCGATTGAAATGTGAGCGAACCTGCGATCGAGGTGCCACTTTTGTGATTGAAATCCCAGTGAAACAGTTGTTGTGGAGTTGA
- a CDS encoding glutathione S-transferase family protein, producing the protein MLQLYGHSVSGNSYKAKLMLSLLNLNYEWIQVDLLKGAHKQPEFLALNPFGQVPVLVDEDIVLPDAQAILVYLARQYGDQSWLPLEAESMSRVVRWLSTTAGEIRQGPESARLHHLFNLTSINLELATQKSEFILTQLNHHLAQQEWLELGHPTIADVAVFPYIALSPDGKISLDNYPSVLEWLDRVKRLPGFIAMNGIEASSTV; encoded by the coding sequence ATGCTTCAACTTTATGGACACAGCGTTTCTGGCAACAGCTACAAAGCAAAACTCATGCTGTCGCTGCTGAACCTAAATTACGAGTGGATTCAAGTCGATTTGCTCAAGGGCGCACACAAACAGCCTGAATTCTTGGCTCTAAATCCATTTGGACAAGTTCCAGTTCTGGTTGACGAAGACATCGTGCTGCCAGATGCCCAAGCGATTCTGGTGTATTTAGCACGGCAGTATGGTGATCAGTCTTGGCTACCATTGGAGGCAGAATCGATGAGTCGAGTCGTGCGCTGGCTCTCAACAACAGCAGGGGAAATCCGACAGGGTCCCGAATCGGCACGCTTGCATCATCTGTTTAATCTCACAAGCATCAATTTGGAACTGGCAACTCAAAAATCTGAGTTTATCTTGACTCAACTGAATCATCATCTAGCACAGCAGGAATGGCTGGAACTGGGACATCCAACAATCGCTGATGTTGCAGTGTTTCCTTACATTGCCCTAAGTCCCGATGGCAAGATTAGTCTCGACAATTATCCCAGCGTGCTTGAGTGGCTCGATCGCGTCAAACGTCTTCCCGGTTTCATCGCGATGAATGGAATTGAAGCATCGAGCACCGTTTAG
- a CDS encoding salt stress protein, Slr1339 family — translation MDEIDKLLNSLNNSPAEPRPAANAARSSIDDLLKQIDGSPQVVPSPSSDRLFDELKQERQDSLNQEAQQKQERLEQLKQQRRQALVVRAEEWLKMLDPNSSEGRWFEEFACNYRSRMEAAIDYLEALREVDRD, via the coding sequence ATGGATGAGATCGATAAATTACTCAACAGTCTGAACAATTCTCCTGCTGAACCTCGCCCTGCTGCAAACGCGGCGCGATCGTCGATCGATGATTTGCTCAAACAAATCGATGGTTCACCGCAGGTTGTCCCTAGTCCGTCTAGCGATCGTCTTTTCGATGAATTAAAGCAAGAGCGCCAAGACTCTCTCAACCAAGAAGCCCAACAAAAACAAGAACGCCTTGAACAACTCAAGCAACAGCGCCGCCAAGCTTTAGTTGTTCGGGCTGAGGAATGGTTAAAGATGCTTGACCCGAATTCGAGTGAGGGGCGATGGTTTGAGGAATTTGCTTGTAATTATCGAAGTCGGATGGAAGCCGCGATCGACTATCTTGAGGCATTGCGGGAAGTCGATCGAGATTAG
- a CDS encoding pyridoxamine 5'-phosphate oxidase family protein, protein MPRKFGEIAFTPEVKAAQEQRGSRQTYEKYIASGSANDTITPKIEEFIAQLDGFYLGTVSSKGYPYIQFRGGSPGFLKVLDEKTLGFADFAGNVQYITIGNLSGNDKAFLFLMDYRHRKRIKIWGRAEFVEGDAKLIEQLRVPGYLAEVERAILFHVEAISENCPQHIPIRYSAAEVETIVAPLHARIAQLEQQLSERN, encoded by the coding sequence ATGCCACGCAAGTTTGGAGAAATTGCATTCACACCTGAAGTCAAAGCTGCACAGGAACAACGAGGATCGCGGCAAACTTATGAGAAATATATCGCCAGTGGTTCTGCTAACGATACCATCACCCCAAAAATTGAGGAATTTATTGCTCAGCTCGATGGGTTTTATTTAGGAACGGTCAGTTCTAAGGGCTACCCTTACATTCAGTTTCGCGGGGGTTCACCAGGATTCCTCAAGGTGCTGGACGAAAAAACACTAGGCTTTGCTGATTTCGCGGGCAATGTACAGTACATTACGATCGGCAATCTGTCCGGCAATGATAAGGCATTTCTATTTCTGATGGATTACCGTCACCGCAAACGCATCAAGATTTGGGGCAGAGCCGAATTTGTTGAAGGAGATGCGAAATTAATCGAGCAGCTTCGAGTTCCTGGTTATCTCGCTGAGGTTGAACGTGCAATTCTTTTCCATGTAGAAGCAATCAGCGAGAACTGTCCGCAGCACATCCCGATTCGCTACTCGGCGGCTGAAGTAGAGACGATAGTGGCTCCCCTACACGCTCGTATTGCTCAATTAGAGCAACAGTTAAGTGAGCGAAATTGA
- a CDS encoding DUF1830 domain-containing protein — MNSQVSAATLCCYTNATRHIQIVRIVDLPNWYFERVVFPGERLMFEAPQAAHLEIHAGARSTLTDTISCERLRVRDSDSIASLLAACVP; from the coding sequence ATGAATTCTCAAGTTAGTGCTGCAACCCTTTGCTGCTATACGAATGCGACGCGCCACATTCAAATCGTTCGCATTGTGGATCTTCCAAACTGGTATTTTGAGCGGGTCGTTTTTCCGGGAGAGCGGCTGATGTTTGAAGCGCCCCAAGCGGCTCATTTGGAAATTCACGCAGGAGCGCGTTCGACTTTGACCGATACGATTTCTTGTGAGCGGCTAAGAGTCCGGGATTCTGATTCGATCGCTTCATTGTTGGCGGCTTGTGTCCCCTAA
- a CDS encoding ABC transporter ATP-binding protein, with translation MAQVVLENVYKSYQKGDQSENSAVLRSINLLIEDGEFMVLVGPSGCGKSTLLRLIAGLEELTAGNIRVSDRVVNDLPPKERDIAMVFQNYALYPHMSVYDNLAFGLRRTKLDGQNANWSENIAVGITRNLPSGMRFVSDREKAVQERVKLVARMLQIEPLLNRLPKQLSGGQKQRVALGRAMARNPQVFLMDEPLSNLDAKLRAETRAQIVKLQRQLGTTTIYVTHDQTEAMTMGDRIAVMNAGQIQQLATPLELYTRPANRFVAEFIGSPPMNFLPVQVRAPLTLHHALFQLTLPERWGAALNRYNGEMITLGIRPEHLMFADSTPKSVLVAVDLVEALGHETVLSVRLADNSDTMQVRIEPDRPVKLGEALRLDFPTDKIYLFDSKTGAAISPY, from the coding sequence GTGGCTCAAGTCGTTCTCGAAAACGTCTACAAATCCTATCAGAAGGGAGATCAAAGCGAAAATTCTGCTGTTTTGCGATCGATTAATCTTTTGATCGAAGACGGCGAATTTATGGTTCTGGTTGGACCTTCAGGCTGTGGGAAAAGTACGCTGCTCAGGCTCATTGCTGGACTCGAAGAACTCACGGCTGGAAACATTCGAGTGAGCGATCGCGTTGTCAATGATCTCCCGCCGAAAGAACGCGACATCGCCATGGTGTTTCAGAACTATGCACTCTATCCGCACATGAGTGTCTACGATAATCTTGCATTCGGACTGCGCCGCACTAAGTTAGATGGACAAAATGCGAATTGGTCAGAGAATATAGCAGTCGGAATTACCCGAAATTTGCCATCTGGAATGCGGTTTGTTAGCGATCGAGAAAAAGCCGTGCAAGAACGAGTCAAACTGGTGGCTCGAATGCTACAAATCGAGCCATTGTTAAATCGACTACCCAAACAGCTTTCGGGTGGACAAAAACAGCGCGTCGCGCTCGGTCGAGCCATGGCACGCAATCCACAAGTTTTCCTAATGGATGAACCGTTATCGAACTTAGATGCAAAACTCAGAGCCGAAACACGGGCGCAGATTGTCAAACTTCAGAGACAACTCGGAACCACAACGATTTATGTGACGCACGATCAAACTGAAGCGATGACTATGGGTGATCGCATTGCCGTGATGAACGCGGGACAAATCCAACAACTTGCCACACCGTTAGAACTCTACACCCGTCCTGCAAATCGATTTGTCGCGGAGTTTATCGGTTCACCGCCTATGAACTTTCTACCCGTCCAAGTCCGCGCCCCGCTCACCTTACATCACGCCTTATTTCAACTCACACTACCTGAACGCTGGGGAGCCGCGCTAAACCGCTACAACGGCGAAATGATCACACTGGGAATTCGCCCTGAGCATCTAATGTTCGCTGATTCCACCCCAAAATCTGTTTTGGTTGCTGTCGATTTAGTCGAGGCTTTGGGACATGAAACCGTTCTGTCTGTACGTTTGGCAGACAATTCCGACACGATGCAAGTCCGGATCGAACCCGATCGCCCTGTAAAACTTGGTGAAGCTCTGCGGCTTGATTTCCCCACAGACAAAATCTATCTATTCGATAGTAAAACGGGTGCAGCGATCAGCCCTTATTAA
- the hetZ gene encoding heterocyst differentiation protein HetZ, giving the protein MDAIFQLLLNELKQATTASERNCREVADRLTQEVVRICSESKRIQASGEIQTWATTLAKHRLQQCLTYYRLGSRRGRAELHSNLSAVIYRYITPPQTQSSYQARLVLIEDFLQGFYMEALNAFRRESQLGASYTPRSTLELSEYMAFTERYGKRRIPLPGHRNQQLIILRAQTFSQQQPIETLVDLEQAAEGSMSEGENPWNMASIQQVREQMVAQEPELAEDTLRQSVIKELVAYLEERKQTDCIDYFTLRLQDLPANEIEAILGLTPRQRDYLQQRFKYHLIRFSFSHHWELVHQWLEADLERNLGLSNRQWQTLQQRATANQAKLLDLKQQKLPESTIAQRLGCTVNQVQKQWFKLLEQAWEIRNDQDSGGTITADE; this is encoded by the coding sequence GTGGACGCGATTTTTCAGCTCCTGTTAAACGAACTGAAACAAGCCACCACCGCCTCTGAGCGAAACTGCCGGGAAGTTGCCGATCGACTGACCCAGGAAGTTGTCCGAATCTGTTCAGAAAGCAAACGGATTCAAGCATCTGGAGAAATTCAAACGTGGGCAACCACACTCGCGAAACACCGATTACAGCAATGTTTGACGTACTATCGCCTCGGTTCTCGTCGGGGTCGCGCTGAGTTGCACAGCAATTTGAGCGCGGTGATTTACCGTTACATCACGCCACCGCAAACCCAATCAAGTTATCAAGCGCGGTTAGTTCTAATCGAAGATTTCTTACAAGGCTTCTATATGGAAGCGCTGAATGCGTTTCGTCGGGAGTCGCAGTTGGGAGCGAGTTACACGCCTCGATCGACGTTAGAACTTTCGGAATATATGGCGTTCACCGAGCGCTACGGCAAGCGGCGAATTCCTCTTCCCGGACATCGCAATCAGCAACTCATTATTCTCCGAGCGCAAACCTTCTCACAACAGCAACCGATCGAAACCCTAGTCGATCTAGAGCAAGCTGCTGAAGGTTCGATGTCCGAGGGCGAAAATCCTTGGAACATGGCATCGATTCAGCAGGTTCGCGAACAAATGGTCGCTCAAGAACCGGAATTGGCAGAAGACACCCTACGCCAATCGGTGATTAAAGAACTCGTTGCCTACCTCGAAGAACGCAAGCAAACCGACTGCATCGACTACTTCACGTTGCGGCTTCAAGATTTGCCTGCGAATGAAATCGAAGCGATTTTGGGCTTAACCCCACGCCAGCGGGATTACTTACAGCAACGATTCAAATACCATTTGATTCGATTCTCGTTCTCGCACCATTGGGAACTCGTCCACCAGTGGCTAGAGGCAGACTTGGAGCGCAATCTCGGACTCTCGAATCGCCAGTGGCAAACGTTACAACAACGCGCCACGGCAAATCAAGCAAAACTCTTGGATCTCAAGCAACAAAAGTTACCGGAAAGCACGATCGCACAACGATTAGGTTGCACCGTGAATCAAGTTCAGAAACAATGGTTTAAACTCCTTGAGCAAGCTTGGGAAATTCGTAATGACCAAGATTCCGGAGGAACCATCACGGCTGATGAATAG
- a CDS encoding TetR/AcrR family transcriptional regulator, with protein sequence MPKETHIPCLLRLFRQYGYDGATLAKISEATGLGKASLYHHFPRGKDEMVEAVLDALEGWMNQNILQALKASGDPLSRFEQMCDRLSEVYEEGTQPCLSAILLLGSARDIFHDRVKVLYRAWIEAIAEVLVTAGLDHTAATQRGEDAVITIQGSLILSQGLNDSVSFQRAIKQLPQQLCRDLNL encoded by the coding sequence ATGCCTAAAGAAACCCACATTCCTTGCTTATTGCGTCTATTTCGGCAATATGGCTATGATGGTGCAACTCTAGCCAAAATCTCTGAGGCAACAGGGTTAGGAAAAGCTAGCCTTTACCACCACTTTCCTAGGGGCAAAGATGAAATGGTTGAAGCAGTGCTAGATGCTCTAGAAGGCTGGATGAATCAAAATATCCTACAAGCGCTAAAAGCTTCAGGTGATCCCCTATCTCGATTCGAGCAAATGTGCGATCGCTTAAGCGAAGTTTATGAAGAAGGAACACAACCTTGCTTATCAGCAATTTTGCTGTTAGGTTCTGCTCGTGATATATTTCACGATCGCGTCAAAGTACTCTACCGGGCTTGGATTGAAGCGATTGCAGAAGTTTTAGTGACGGCGGGTTTAGATCACACAGCAGCGACGCAGCGAGGAGAAGATGCTGTCATTACAATTCAAGGTAGTTTAATTCTGTCCCAGGGGCTGAATGATTCTGTTTCTTTTCAAAGAGCTATCAAACAGTTGCCACAGCAGTTATGCAGGGATTTAAACCTATAG
- a CDS encoding sugar ABC transporter substrate-binding protein, giving the protein MRQIRSWKTFTIFTILGVVLSWLVSCGSGTPTGQNAADDQLDFWTMQLSPQFDDYFKSLFAKFEQENPGVKIRWTDVPWAEMERKILTSVAAKTAPDVVNLNPGFASQLAERGAWMNLDEKIPADVKQQYFPGIWQASILNGQTFGVPWYLTTRVAIYNTDLMKKAGIAKPPTTYAELAQAAKQIKDKTGKYAFFATVVPNDSGEVMESFVQMGVQLVDSQGKAAFNSPQGKAAFQYWVDMYKNGLMPKEVLTEGHRHAIDLYQQGNTAILASGAEFLKTISKNAPSIAKASQSAPQITGDTGKKNVAVMNVAIPKDTDQPDAAVKFALFLTNNENQLAFAKAANVLPSTIQATRDTYFTTAPANATSIDKARIVSAGQLQQAEVLIPVIKNIKSLQQTIYENLQAAMLGQKTVDQALSDAAQTWNSQS; this is encoded by the coding sequence ATGCGTCAAATCAGATCTTGGAAAACGTTCACGATATTTACAATTTTGGGAGTTGTTCTCAGTTGGCTTGTCAGTTGTGGAAGTGGAACCCCAACAGGACAAAATGCAGCCGATGATCAGCTTGATTTTTGGACGATGCAACTCAGTCCGCAATTTGATGACTATTTCAAATCGCTGTTTGCCAAATTTGAGCAAGAAAATCCAGGTGTGAAAATTCGCTGGACTGATGTTCCGTGGGCGGAAATGGAACGTAAGATTCTTACATCGGTTGCCGCAAAAACGGCTCCAGATGTGGTGAATCTCAATCCTGGATTTGCGTCTCAGTTAGCAGAACGCGGAGCCTGGATGAATCTAGATGAGAAGATTCCAGCCGATGTGAAGCAGCAATACTTTCCGGGAATTTGGCAAGCCAGTATACTGAACGGTCAAACCTTTGGTGTGCCTTGGTACCTCACAACGCGGGTCGCGATCTACAACACAGATTTAATGAAGAAAGCAGGAATCGCGAAACCGCCTACCACTTATGCAGAACTCGCTCAAGCTGCAAAGCAAATTAAAGACAAAACTGGAAAATATGCCTTTTTTGCAACCGTCGTTCCGAATGATTCCGGCGAAGTGATGGAATCATTCGTTCAGATGGGGGTTCAGCTTGTCGATTCTCAGGGCAAAGCCGCGTTTAATTCACCTCAAGGCAAAGCCGCGTTTCAATACTGGGTGGATATGTACAAAAATGGCTTGATGCCGAAGGAAGTTCTGACTGAAGGACACCGACACGCGATCGATCTTTATCAACAAGGCAATACCGCAATCCTGGCATCCGGAGCCGAATTTCTGAAGACCATCTCCAAGAATGCGCCTTCGATCGCGAAAGCTTCTCAGTCCGCGCCCCAAATCACCGGAGACACAGGCAAAAAGAACGTTGCCGTGATGAATGTGGCAATTCCGAAAGACACCGATCAGCCGGATGCCGCCGTAAAATTTGCGCTATTCCTGACTAACAATGAGAATCAGCTTGCCTTTGCCAAAGCAGCAAACGTCCTTCCTTCAACGATCCAGGCAACGAGGGATACTTATTTTACGACTGCACCCGCGAATGCAACCTCGATCGACAAAGCCAGAATTGTCAGCGCCGGACAGCTTCAACAAGCAGAAGTCCTAATTCCCGTAATCAAAAATATCAAGTCCTTGCAGCAAACGATCTACGAAAATCTTCAAGCCGCAATGCTCGGACAGAAAACGGTCGATCAAGCCCTCTCTGACGCTGCCCAAACTTGGAACAGCCAATCTTAA